In Pseudobacter ginsenosidimutans, the following are encoded in one genomic region:
- a CDS encoding SusC/RagA family TonB-linked outer membrane protein: MHKLLMLVPMALLSMYSWAQVKVEGSVTDAADGQPLSGATVLIKGKTGGASTNSAGKFSITVPNDNAILVFSSLGFVTKEVPVKGQATFNITLSREESELRSVVVTALNIKRQKGALGYAVAEATAKDIAGFGETNAMQSLAGKLAGVSITGTTAGPTGSSRITIRGVRELLGNNQPLYVIDGVPAVNGNIGSADQNGGFDLGDGLSDLNPNDVESITVLKGASAAVLYGSRALNGVVLITTKSGRGRKGLGVEFSSNMTIDRVNTKLDEVQKLYGQGNNGLTPRTVGDAPNIVDSWGPRYTEVDSILQRDGTKRPYKYLEDNMKGFFRNGVTWMNTVAVTGGNENANMRFSYSNISNTDVNPKAGFSRNTFSLRGELKVTEKLTVEAKGNLLLEDVTNRPALTDDVNNIGNGLLSIAGNFDQAWLKNYQNEDGSYINYTGNPYRANPYWTINKTTNNSDKKRVGGALTAKYQFNEKLSAQVSAGTDFYTFNFENFYDKYTPSRDGGVLQLRSISMKEENYQAMINYVTPLFGDFKLNAMAGGNLMRARNTNREITGQEIVEPGKNIIANFKSIRVIDAPAGNTSRAIHSVFGNAEFSWRDQVFVNFQARNDWSSTLPPSNWSYFYPSLDLSWVVSKSLDLSNTPVSYAKLRASFGKVGSDAIPGSADFYYALTGLTFDGKPMGEILGTTVPNDNIKPTFKVSQELGAEIGFLKDRLSVDFTWYNEETKDAIVILPIASSSGYNDALLNAATLKNQGVEILVRATPVKLSDFRWDLSFNYARNRNKVVKLAEGLETFTIAQARWAGATITGDVGEKFGSIYGVDFTYNDKGEMIIAGDGKPVYSSTPMLLGNTTPDWTGGITNSFTWRGLELRAVIDIRVGGDLFSMSNLNMYGQGTAPATLPGRDGWNEYSREIRAWQDGGSVGAEPTQQNRGYIAPGAKDDGTPNDVAISPSVYWRSVSETTPRPFIYDGGFVKLRDIGLNYTLPKSLYKRVPVQNITVGLIGRNLWIISKNTPNIDPESNYNNGNGQGFEYGSLPGRKRYGFNVLIKL, encoded by the coding sequence ATGCACAAATTGCTAATGCTAGTGCCAATGGCATTGCTATCCATGTATTCCTGGGCGCAGGTGAAAGTGGAGGGCAGTGTCACGGATGCTGCCGATGGGCAGCCGCTTTCCGGGGCCACCGTCCTGATCAAGGGCAAAACAGGTGGCGCCAGCACCAACTCCGCTGGAAAATTTTCAATTACAGTTCCGAACGACAATGCGATCCTCGTTTTCTCTTCTCTCGGCTTCGTTACCAAAGAAGTACCGGTGAAAGGGCAGGCAACTTTCAACATCACGCTGAGCAGGGAAGAGTCTGAACTGCGTTCCGTGGTGGTGACCGCATTGAACATCAAGAGACAAAAAGGTGCACTCGGTTATGCTGTGGCGGAAGCTACAGCCAAAGACATTGCTGGTTTTGGTGAAACCAATGCCATGCAATCACTGGCAGGTAAACTCGCTGGGGTATCCATCACCGGTACTACGGCAGGTCCTACAGGATCTTCGCGTATCACTATCCGTGGTGTACGCGAATTACTGGGCAATAACCAGCCACTCTACGTGATAGATGGTGTGCCGGCAGTGAATGGCAATATCGGCAGCGCCGATCAGAATGGAGGCTTTGACCTCGGCGACGGTCTGTCTGATCTCAACCCCAATGATGTGGAATCCATCACCGTTCTCAAAGGCGCCTCCGCAGCTGTATTGTATGGAAGCCGTGCCCTGAACGGCGTTGTGCTCATCACTACCAAGAGCGGCAGAGGAAGAAAAGGATTGGGCGTGGAATTCAGCAGCAATATGACCATCGACCGCGTGAACACAAAACTGGATGAAGTTCAGAAATTGTACGGGCAGGGTAATAATGGACTTACTCCAAGAACTGTTGGTGATGCGCCGAATATCGTAGATAGCTGGGGGCCGCGTTATACTGAAGTGGACTCGATCCTGCAACGCGATGGAACAAAGAGACCTTATAAATATCTTGAAGACAATATGAAGGGGTTCTTCCGTAATGGCGTTACCTGGATGAATACCGTTGCCGTTACCGGAGGAAACGAAAATGCCAATATGCGTTTCTCATACTCCAACATCAGCAATACAGATGTTAATCCGAAAGCTGGTTTCAGCCGGAATACATTTTCGCTTCGCGGGGAATTGAAAGTTACAGAAAAGCTTACTGTAGAAGCCAAGGGTAACCTCCTGCTGGAAGATGTGACCAACAGACCGGCACTTACGGATGATGTGAATAATATCGGTAATGGCCTGCTTTCCATTGCAGGCAACTTCGATCAGGCCTGGCTGAAAAACTACCAGAATGAGGATGGTAGTTATATCAATTACACGGGCAATCCCTATCGCGCAAATCCTTATTGGACCATCAACAAAACCACCAATAACAGTGATAAGAAAAGGGTAGGTGGCGCTCTAACGGCGAAGTATCAGTTTAATGAAAAACTGAGCGCACAGGTGAGTGCGGGTACAGATTTTTATACTTTCAATTTCGAGAACTTCTACGACAAATACACTCCTTCCCGCGATGGCGGTGTTCTTCAGCTGAGAAGCATTTCCATGAAGGAAGAGAACTACCAGGCCATGATCAATTATGTTACGCCGCTCTTCGGTGATTTCAAACTGAATGCAATGGCGGGTGGCAACCTGATGCGGGCCAGGAACACCAACCGTGAGATCACGGGGCAGGAAATAGTAGAGCCAGGCAAGAATATCATTGCCAACTTCAAATCCATCAGGGTGATCGATGCGCCTGCCGGTAATACCAGCAGGGCTATTCATTCCGTATTCGGTAATGCTGAATTCAGCTGGAGAGACCAGGTCTTCGTTAATTTCCAGGCAAGGAACGACTGGTCTTCAACCCTGCCACCCAGCAACTGGTCTTATTTCTATCCATCACTCGATCTGAGCTGGGTAGTGTCAAAGAGCCTGGATCTTTCGAATACCCCTGTCAGTTATGCCAAGCTGCGTGCTTCTTTCGGTAAGGTGGGCAGCGATGCTATTCCGGGCAGCGCCGATTTTTATTATGCATTAACAGGGTTGACTTTCGACGGGAAGCCAATGGGTGAGATCCTTGGCACAACGGTACCCAATGATAATATCAAACCAACTTTCAAAGTATCGCAGGAACTGGGTGCTGAGATCGGATTCCTCAAAGACCGTCTCAGTGTTGATTTCACCTGGTACAATGAAGAAACTAAAGATGCTATCGTGATCCTGCCGATTGCATCTTCTTCAGGTTACAATGATGCGTTGCTGAATGCAGCCACGCTGAAAAACCAGGGTGTAGAGATCCTCGTAAGAGCAACGCCGGTTAAGCTGAGTGACTTCCGCTGGGATCTTTCTTTCAACTATGCACGGAACAGGAACAAGGTGGTTAAACTGGCCGAGGGACTGGAAACATTCACCATTGCCCAGGCCCGTTGGGCCGGCGCTACCATCACAGGTGATGTAGGTGAAAAATTCGGATCGATCTATGGCGTGGATTTTACGTATAACGATAAGGGAGAAATGATAATCGCCGGAGATGGCAAACCTGTGTATTCTTCAACACCCATGTTGCTCGGCAATACAACGCCTGACTGGACCGGTGGTATCACCAACAGTTTTACCTGGAGAGGTCTTGAACTGAGGGCTGTGATCGATATCAGGGTAGGCGGCGATCTGTTCTCCATGAGCAACCTCAATATGTATGGACAGGGCACAGCGCCAGCAACTTTACCAGGACGTGATGGATGGAATGAATACAGCCGTGAGATCCGTGCCTGGCAAGACGGCGGTAGCGTAGGCGCTGAGCCGACTCAGCAGAACCGCGGCTATATTGCGCCCGGAGCGAAAGATGATGGAACACCCAATGATGTGGCCATCAGCCCTTCTGTTTATTGGAGATCCGTTTCTGAGACCACACCCAGGCCTTTCATCTATGACGGAGGTTTTGTAAAGCTTCGTGATATCGGCCTCAACTACACTTTGCCGAAATCCCTTTACAAAAGAGTTCCTGTGCAAAATATAACAGTGGGACTGATCGGGCGTAACCTTTGGATCATTTCAAAGAATACACCCAATATCGATCCTGAATCCAACTATAATAACGGTAATGGTCAGGGTTTTGAATATGGTTCATTGCCGGGCAGAAAACGTTACGGATTCAATGTGCTGATCAAACTCTAA
- a CDS encoding aryl-sulfate sulfotransferase, producing MKQWLFIICTISLFACKKNGGEVAISKLVVLNDSASALSARIKFTLNRLTDASISITDQSTGETKRTAISKEKINHNITVTQLKENTTYSFRVHVPVGGAGDEWSSVEQSFTTARIPAFVKAFYDPAVNTLNESEGSHFLFNNRGTPRGCIYMIDHKGRMVWYRTTKNPLKVVRLTNKNTLLCLEDENNTPYGDGNVIMELSLGGDTLFYVKQNTKDFTRSAHHDLCRNHRGNIVAVTNVIKSGGSIPGDGLLELDRNGKKVWEWTTFDSPDAAETGIHNQPWINSVVQDSDNNYIVSLRSFSQVWKIRASDGVIMWKLGKGGNVEMNAADEFMFQHYAHRNPAGDLMLFDNGSAERPLSRLMSFSIDEQQKKATTKIKTVLPSSLYSNIMGSSMLLPDQNLLTASSTNSKFVKTDAAGTVLWSIKVAEPFYRAEFVGNPFANL from the coding sequence ATGAAACAATGGCTTTTCATCATTTGTACCATCAGCCTCTTTGCCTGCAAAAAGAACGGGGGTGAGGTTGCCATCAGTAAGCTCGTTGTTTTGAACGACTCAGCATCCGCGCTCAGCGCAAGGATAAAATTTACGCTCAACCGCCTGACAGACGCCAGTATCAGCATAACAGATCAAAGCACCGGAGAAACGAAACGTACAGCCATTTCGAAAGAAAAGATCAATCACAATATCACTGTTACACAACTCAAAGAGAATACTACTTACAGTTTTCGTGTACACGTTCCCGTAGGTGGCGCCGGTGATGAATGGAGCAGTGTTGAACAAAGTTTTACCACGGCCAGGATCCCTGCATTTGTGAAAGCATTCTATGATCCGGCTGTCAATACATTGAATGAATCTGAAGGCAGTCATTTTCTTTTCAATAACAGGGGAACGCCCAGGGGCTGCATTTACATGATCGATCACAAAGGCAGGATGGTCTGGTACCGTACCACAAAAAATCCTTTGAAAGTGGTGAGGCTCACAAATAAGAACACCCTGCTTTGCCTGGAAGACGAAAACAATACTCCTTATGGCGATGGCAATGTGATCATGGAGCTTAGTCTGGGTGGCGACACATTATTCTATGTGAAACAAAACACGAAGGATTTCACCAGGTCTGCTCACCATGATCTCTGCCGCAATCACCGCGGTAATATCGTGGCAGTTACCAATGTAATAAAATCCGGCGGCAGCATACCGGGCGATGGGCTCCTGGAACTTGATCGCAATGGAAAGAAAGTATGGGAGTGGACAACCTTCGATTCACCCGATGCAGCGGAGACCGGTATCCACAACCAGCCCTGGATCAATTCTGTGGTGCAGGATTCTGACAACAATTACATCGTGTCGCTCCGTTCATTCTCGCAGGTCTGGAAGATCAGGGCATCAGATGGCGTTATCATGTGGAAGCTTGGCAAAGGAGGAAATGTGGAGATGAATGCAGCTGATGAATTCATGTTCCAGCATTATGCTCACCGGAATCCGGCAGGGGACCTGATGTTGTTCGATAATGGCAGTGCGGAGCGGCCACTGAGCAGGCTGATGAGTTTCTCCATCGATGAACAACAGAAAAAGGCAACTACTAAAATAAAAACAGTTTTGCCATCTTCTCTTTATTCAAATATCATGGGCAGTTCCATGCTATTGCCTGATCAAAATTTACTTACGGCCAGTTCCACCAATAGTAAGTTTGTGAAGACCGATGCAGCAGGCACTGTGCTCTGGAGCATCAAGGTAGCAGAGCCTTTTTATCGCGCTGAATTCGTTGGCAACCCTTTCGCTAATCTATAA
- a CDS encoding SusD/RagB family nutrient-binding outer membrane lipoprotein: protein MKCIQYITLAGCILAIQACTRGFEDLNVNKAGYTQLDGQYQLTKVQADMSGDREDVWRYDLGIASPLIQHLGGSWWTQHGGMYQIADKTHWYSHWETTYPRELKNLQDMIEKTAGDPKQVNLHAVARIVKVMVFSKITDLYGDVPYTDAMQGYPIRNFLPKYDKQEDIYKDFFKELDEAFKELDVNGPVINGDLWFNGNVTKWKKLANSMRMRLGFRLTRRDLAEAKKQVEAAIAGGVMTDMADICMTRHEAFSWVSGSGDSRGNGRSQVFKASPRSEGFRLVRTLVDTLVKYQDPRLYIYGGTYFGNKIIGDPTLMDISGLMPAIGTSPGAMAWNEWGDYGTVNLPGGGSIWVGQDDRFMQPSKYVSALNAPFFHVTPAEVEFLLAEAALRGWGGITDAEGHFKKGLQFACEAAQFYPGVPAMGQAAIDNFKSKFDPFPTIYDSAMNRIHTQMWVNFFLNGTEAYANWRRTGLPDLKRFKGVDWYAPGADTIPRRFFYPESEFLQNPKNYQEAIGRMDNKNDMMTPVWWDKQ, encoded by the coding sequence ATGAAATGCATTCAATATATAACCCTTGCCGGATGTATACTCGCCATTCAGGCCTGTACAAGGGGATTCGAAGATCTGAACGTGAACAAAGCCGGCTACACGCAGTTGGATGGGCAATACCAGCTTACAAAAGTGCAGGCTGATATGAGTGGAGACAGGGAAGATGTATGGAGATATGATCTCGGTATTGCCTCTCCACTTATTCAACATCTTGGCGGTTCCTGGTGGACGCAGCATGGAGGCATGTACCAGATAGCCGACAAGACCCATTGGTACAGTCACTGGGAAACTACTTATCCCCGCGAATTGAAAAACCTGCAGGACATGATCGAGAAAACTGCCGGTGATCCTAAACAAGTGAACCTGCATGCAGTGGCGAGGATCGTAAAAGTGATGGTGTTCTCCAAAATAACAGACTTGTATGGAGATGTGCCCTATACAGATGCGATGCAGGGTTACCCCATCAGGAACTTCCTGCCCAAATACGATAAGCAGGAAGATATTTACAAAGACTTTTTCAAGGAGCTGGATGAGGCATTCAAAGAACTTGATGTGAATGGACCAGTCATCAATGGTGATCTCTGGTTCAATGGCAATGTGACCAAATGGAAAAAACTCGCCAACTCCATGAGAATGCGCCTCGGCTTCCGCCTCACCAGACGTGATCTTGCTGAAGCGAAAAAACAGGTAGAAGCTGCTATCGCAGGTGGTGTAATGACAGATATGGCAGATATCTGCATGACCCGTCACGAAGCATTTTCCTGGGTGTCCGGATCAGGTGATAGTCGTGGTAACGGCCGCTCACAGGTATTCAAAGCCTCTCCAAGATCTGAAGGCTTCCGACTGGTAAGAACCCTGGTGGATACACTGGTGAAATACCAGGATCCCAGGCTCTACATATATGGCGGAACTTATTTCGGCAACAAGATCATAGGTGATCCTACTTTGATGGACATCAGTGGACTGATGCCTGCAATCGGTACATCACCCGGCGCTATGGCCTGGAATGAATGGGGAGATTATGGTACTGTGAATTTACCTGGTGGAGGATCCATCTGGGTTGGCCAGGACGACAGGTTCATGCAACCCAGCAAATATGTTTCCGCACTCAATGCACCTTTCTTCCATGTAACGCCTGCCGAAGTGGAATTCCTGCTGGCAGAAGCTGCCCTCAGGGGATGGGGTGGAATTACCGATGCCGAAGGACATTTCAAAAAAGGATTACAATTCGCCTGCGAAGCTGCTCAGTTCTATCCGGGTGTGCCGGCGATGGGGCAGGCAGCTATCGACAATTTCAAAAGTAAATTCGATCCATTCCCCACGATTTATGATTCTGCCATGAACAGGATCCACACGCAGATGTGGGTGAATTTCTTCCTCAATGGAACTGAAGCTTATGCCAACTGGCGCAGGACCGGACTCCCTGACCTGAAGAGATTCAAAGGCGTTGACTGGTATGCTCCCGGAGCTGATACCATTCCACGCAGGTTCTTCTATCCGGAATCAGAATTTCTGCAGAATCCGAAGAACTACCAGGAAGCCATCGGCAGGATGGACAATAAAAATGATATGATGACGCCCGTATGGTGGGATAAACAATAG
- a CDS encoding response regulator transcription factor has protein sequence MEERKILIVEDEKKIADTLKIGLIENGYHAEVAYDGKIGERLFFQHDFNLVILDINLPGINGYELCRIIRAHHPGIPVIMLTSLSRLTDKVEGYNAGADDYLVKPFEFKELLLKIQVLLKRTMYQQIPVGNLLRAGDLEMNLDNKEVRRGERRINLTAKEFQLLEFLLRNKNRVVSRADISINVWDIDFDTNTNIIDVYISYLRNKIDKEHNHKLIQTQIGMGYILKTTER, from the coding sequence ATGGAGGAAAGGAAAATATTGATTGTGGAAGATGAGAAAAAGATCGCGGACACACTGAAGATCGGTCTCATCGAAAACGGCTATCACGCTGAAGTGGCTTATGACGGAAAGATCGGGGAAAGGCTGTTTTTTCAACACGATTTCAACCTGGTAATACTGGATATCAACCTGCCCGGTATCAATGGATACGAGCTTTGCCGGATCATCCGCGCCCACCATCCCGGCATCCCCGTGATCATGCTCACCAGTCTCAGCAGGCTGACGGATAAGGTAGAGGGCTATAATGCCGGAGCTGACGATTACCTGGTGAAGCCTTTCGAATTCAAGGAACTGCTGCTGAAGATACAGGTTTTGCTAAAAAGAACCATGTACCAGCAGATACCTGTTGGAAACCTGCTCCGGGCAGGCGACCTGGAAATGAACCTCGACAATAAGGAAGTCCGCCGCGGCGAACGCAGGATCAATCTCACCGCCAAAGAATTCCAGCTGCTGGAGTTCCTTTTGCGTAACAAGAACAGGGTGGTGAGCCGTGCCGATATTTCCATCAATGTCTGGGATATCGATTTCGATACAAATACAAATATCATCGACGTATACATCAGCTATCTCCGGAACAAGATCGATAAGGAACACAATCACAAGCTCATTCAAACACAGATCGGAATGGGGTATATCTTAAAAACGACTGAACGATGA
- a CDS encoding ROK family protein, whose translation MFDTAENRSPLYYEIIRQLYYGKVLSCTDLSERISKSIPLVTTAINSLIKSGFVEKKGYAPSSGGRRPLMYALKQDRLYVVTIAMDQLSARIGIVDMQNHYVSGVEVVELRLLNNPEALDTLVQAISSHIDQSGIPRSKIIGAGIGMPGLVNAIDGINYSYLPVTGKSLSQYLSDALGMKVFIDNDSSLIALAEHRFGKAREFRNVMVINMGWGIGLGMIINGQLYRGDDGFAGEFSHIPISEKGSLCYCGKQGCLESEASLLAVADKALQGISKGRLSRLAFLTDQNQLVIGNALMDLANQGDQYAIELFMEAAYKIGRGLSILIHINNPKAIVLSGRGAKVGKLVTAPIQQAITSYCIPRLANNTELLISDFGYEAELIGAAILVMEHFSPNIFATSANSVRKIGK comes from the coding sequence ATGTTTGATACTGCAGAAAACAGGTCTCCCTTGTATTACGAGATCATTCGCCAGTTATATTATGGCAAGGTGTTGTCCTGTACAGACCTGAGCGAAAGGATCAGCAAAAGTATTCCGCTGGTCACTACTGCCATCAATTCCCTGATCAAGTCGGGCTTTGTGGAGAAGAAAGGATATGCTCCGTCGAGCGGCGGACGCAGGCCGCTGATGTATGCGTTGAAGCAGGACAGGCTCTATGTGGTCACCATCGCGATGGACCAGTTGAGTGCGCGTATCGGGATTGTTGACATGCAGAACCATTACGTGTCTGGCGTGGAAGTGGTGGAGCTGCGGCTGCTGAATAATCCGGAGGCGCTGGATACATTGGTGCAGGCTATCAGCAGTCATATCGATCAGTCCGGTATCCCTCGCAGCAAGATCATTGGAGCGGGCATTGGCATGCCCGGACTGGTGAATGCCATCGATGGCATCAACTACTCTTATCTTCCTGTAACAGGCAAAAGCCTCAGTCAGTATCTCAGTGATGCATTGGGTATGAAAGTGTTCATAGATAACGATTCCAGTCTTATTGCCCTGGCAGAGCACCGTTTCGGGAAGGCCCGCGAATTCAGGAATGTGATGGTGATCAATATGGGGTGGGGCATCGGTTTGGGCATGATCATAAACGGACAACTCTATCGCGGCGATGATGGTTTCGCCGGCGAGTTCAGTCATATCCCTATCTCTGAAAAAGGATCACTGTGTTATTGTGGCAAACAGGGATGTCTTGAATCCGAAGCATCACTGTTAGCAGTAGCCGATAAAGCATTGCAGGGCATCAGTAAGGGAAGGCTCAGCAGGCTGGCTTTTCTGACTGACCAGAATCAGCTGGTGATCGGCAATGCGTTGATGGACCTGGCCAATCAGGGTGATCAATACGCCATCGAGCTCTTCATGGAAGCGGCTTACAAGATCGGAAGAGGCTTATCTATTCTTATTCATATCAATAATCCCAAAGCCATTGTGCTCAGCGGACGTGGCGCCAAAGTGGGCAAGCTGGTGACCGCGCCGATACAACAGGCCATTACCAGTTACTGCATCCCAAGACTGGCCAATAATACTGAATTGCTGATCTCCGATTTCGGTTATGAAGCCGAACTGATCGGTGCCGCCATCCTGGTAATGGAGCATTTCTCTCCCAATATATTTGCAACATCTGCAAATTCTGTCCGCAAAATCGGCAAATAA
- a CDS encoding tetratricopeptide repeat protein, with amino-acid sequence MKKTVTAIALICGATSSFAQEQPDAKNLIYHQRYTSAREVLHASLKADPNNAGNWYLLSQTFPGNDNAAALRQELNAAPAEVRNQPMFEVAYGALLLKEDKKDSAAALFNHAMEATKEKDANVLAGVANAHLDAKNGDPQFALAVLDKAIKREKKDAELSALQGDAWRRIGDGTAAYKAYSEALNKNKDCAAALYQLGKIFVAQKNDQLYVEYFDKAIAADSLYAPAYYELYYHYYYRDLPEAMSYFLKYKRHSDPSDDNEYQLTDLLYLTKNYEPAIEKAKTLIATSPNNARLYKLLAYSYLGLSDTATAMSTMKQYFATGHDSNYVAKDFETMAELYGTQAGMEDSAIAYYEKAAERQTDSTAAYAYYKKLTDISKKLKNYSLEAKYSGRFYTGNDQATNLDLFNWGLAHFRAEEYIQADTVFGSYIAKYPEQAFGYYWRARANSMHDSTMEAGTAIPHYHNLIAILEKDTSNATNKKWLIEAYGYVAAYETNKEKDFPEAITYLQKILAIDPDNKDAQRYISVLEKNVGSKQPTPGGK; translated from the coding sequence ATGAAAAAAACTGTTACAGCTATTGCGCTGATCTGCGGCGCCACCAGCAGCTTTGCACAGGAACAACCAGATGCAAAGAATCTCATTTACCATCAGCGCTATACCAGCGCCCGCGAGGTTTTACACGCATCCCTGAAAGCCGACCCCAACAATGCGGGTAACTGGTATCTGCTCTCCCAGACCTTTCCGGGAAACGACAACGCTGCTGCCCTTCGCCAGGAGCTCAATGCAGCACCTGCTGAGGTTCGTAACCAACCCATGTTCGAAGTGGCTTACGGAGCCCTGCTGCTGAAGGAAGATAAGAAAGACAGCGCCGCTGCTCTCTTCAACCACGCCATGGAAGCTACTAAAGAAAAAGATGCAAACGTACTGGCCGGTGTAGCCAATGCCCACCTGGACGCAAAGAACGGCGACCCCCAGTTTGCACTCGCAGTGCTGGATAAAGCCATCAAGCGCGAAAAGAAAGATGCTGAGCTCTCCGCATTGCAGGGTGATGCATGGCGCAGGATCGGCGACGGTACCGCCGCTTACAAAGCCTACTCCGAAGCGCTGAACAAGAACAAGGATTGTGCAGCTGCACTCTATCAACTGGGCAAGATCTTCGTTGCCCAGAAGAACGACCAGCTCTACGTAGAATATTTCGATAAAGCCATCGCTGCAGATTCATTGTACGCGCCCGCTTACTACGAACTTTACTATCATTATTATTACCGCGATCTGCCAGAGGCTATGAGCTATTTCCTCAAATACAAACGCCACAGCGATCCCAGCGATGATAATGAATACCAGCTCACAGACCTGCTCTACCTCACAAAGAATTATGAGCCGGCTATCGAAAAAGCAAAAACACTCATCGCTACTTCTCCCAACAATGCGAGACTGTACAAACTCCTTGCTTATAGCTATCTCGGCCTCAGCGATACTGCTACTGCCATGTCTACCATGAAACAGTATTTCGCAACGGGTCACGACAGCAATTATGTAGCGAAGGATTTTGAAACGATGGCCGAGCTGTACGGCACACAGGCCGGCATGGAAGACAGCGCCATCGCCTATTACGAGAAAGCTGCCGAACGTCAGACAGACAGCACTGCTGCTTACGCTTATTATAAGAAACTCACAGACATCAGCAAGAAACTGAAGAACTATAGCCTCGAAGCGAAATACTCAGGCAGGTTCTATACCGGCAATGATCAGGCCACCAACCTGGACCTCTTCAACTGGGGCCTGGCGCATTTCAGAGCGGAAGAATATATTCAGGCCGATACGGTGTTTGGTTCTTATATCGCCAAATATCCGGAGCAGGCATTCGGTTACTACTGGCGTGCGCGCGCCAACTCCATGCACGATTCCACCATGGAAGCAGGTACTGCCATCCCCCATTATCATAACCTGATCGCTATCCTGGAAAAAGATACCAGCAATGCCACCAATAAAAAATGGCTGATCGAAGCATATGGTTATGTAGCGGCTTATGAAACCAATAAAGAAAAGGACTTCCCGGAAGCAATCACTTACCTCCAGAAAATCCTGGCTATCGATCCCGATAACAAAGACGCTCAACGATATATTTCCGTACTGGAAAAAAATGTTGGATCAAAACAACCTACACCCGGCGGAAAATAA
- a CDS encoding DUF488 domain-containing protein, whose amino-acid sequence MIQIKRAYEKREQTDGYRILVDRLWPRGLSKATLHADQWLKEVAPSTELRKWFNHDPEKWKEFIRRYKAELKGSDALKELRTLAKTNPVVTLVYAAHDEEHNNAVVLQSLISSPAKRISPAKRI is encoded by the coding sequence ATGATCCAGATCAAACGAGCCTATGAAAAACGGGAGCAGACTGATGGCTATCGCATCCTGGTAGACCGGCTCTGGCCGCGCGGGCTCAGCAAAGCCACGCTTCATGCCGATCAATGGCTGAAAGAAGTAGCGCCATCCACAGAGCTTCGCAAATGGTTCAATCATGATCCTGAAAAGTGGAAAGAATTCATCAGACGGTATAAAGCTGAACTGAAAGGCAGTGACGCATTGAAAGAGCTGCGCACATTGGCGAAAACGAATCCGGTGGTTACACTTGTGTATGCTGCGCATGATGAAGAACACAATAATGCAGTTGTGTTGCAGAGCTTAATTTCTTCTCCCGCAAAAAGGATATCTCCCGCAAAAAGGATATGA